One Nocardioidaceae bacterium SCSIO 66511 genomic window carries:
- a CDS encoding MFS transporter codes for MNTRRTKATEPKNRWSVVAAMGLVIFMATLDMSVVNVALPVIEDEYAVGTDASQWVILGYLLPLVAVTLPSGRYLDRTGARAAMLMSVGGFAISSLAVGFAPTLALIVAARASQGAFAGMLFALLPVVVTGAVRPEARGRAMSIAITLGPLGSVAGPVVGGVLVETWGWPWIFWVNIPVAAAVMYVAATRMDRTGPLARPARSMLVETGLIGVAGSAVLLALTFAAGGQLAWLLLIAAAVPALYAWYRMPTSPAIVSAVRERTVWYAHLGLGAVATANAALLFLLPFFTIRELDLSPAEAGVTILAFPAATAVVGPIAGVLADAWGLARTTTVGAVVLVAGSATLVPLSGGWSAIDVAWRLAVTGVGMGLFFGPNMTQLIVAAPPAFIGTVSATSSLVRELAFSLGPTLVTAVWALAGDGITGLRAAAVVPLVVTAGALGASLRLLRPMRRTPISQQPTKEKV; via the coding sequence GTGAACACGAGACGTACGAAGGCGACCGAGCCGAAGAACCGCTGGTCGGTCGTCGCCGCGATGGGGCTCGTCATCTTCATGGCAACCCTCGACATGAGCGTCGTGAACGTCGCGCTTCCGGTGATCGAGGACGAGTACGCCGTCGGTACCGACGCGAGTCAATGGGTGATCCTCGGCTACCTGTTGCCGCTCGTCGCCGTGACCTTGCCTTCGGGGCGCTACCTCGACCGCACTGGTGCGCGGGCGGCGATGCTGATGTCGGTCGGGGGATTCGCGATCAGCAGTCTTGCTGTCGGGTTCGCGCCGACGCTCGCGCTCATCGTCGCGGCACGCGCTTCGCAGGGCGCCTTCGCCGGCATGTTGTTCGCGCTGCTGCCGGTCGTCGTCACCGGAGCCGTGCGGCCGGAGGCCCGCGGTCGCGCCATGTCGATCGCCATCACGCTTGGCCCTCTCGGGTCGGTAGCGGGTCCGGTCGTCGGGGGCGTACTCGTCGAGACCTGGGGATGGCCCTGGATCTTCTGGGTGAACATCCCGGTCGCAGCCGCGGTCATGTACGTCGCTGCCACCCGGATGGACCGGACGGGGCCGCTCGCTCGGCCGGCGCGGTCGATGCTCGTCGAGACCGGACTCATCGGTGTTGCGGGCTCGGCGGTGCTCTTGGCGCTGACGTTCGCCGCGGGCGGTCAGCTCGCCTGGCTGTTGCTCATCGCGGCGGCCGTGCCAGCCCTGTACGCGTGGTACCGGATGCCGACGAGCCCAGCGATCGTCTCCGCCGTACGCGAGCGCACCGTCTGGTACGCGCATCTCGGTCTCGGTGCGGTCGCCACCGCTAACGCTGCGTTGCTCTTCCTCCTGCCGTTCTTCACGATCCGCGAACTCGACCTGAGCCCCGCAGAGGCCGGTGTGACGATCCTCGCGTTCCCCGCCGCGACCGCCGTCGTCGGACCGATCGCGGGCGTCCTCGCCGACGCCTGGGGTCTGGCGCGTACGACCACCGTCGGCGCCGTCGTCCTCGTCGCCGGATCCGCGACCTTGGTGCCTCTGTCCGGCGGCTGGTCGGCGATCGACGTCGCCTGGCGGCTCGCGGTGACAGGCGTCGGGATGGGCCTGTTCTTCGGCCCGAACATGACCCAGTTGATCGTCGCCGCTCCGCCCGCGTTCATCGGCACTGTCAGTGCCACCAGCAGTCTCGTTCGCGAGCTCGCCTTCTCGCTCGGTCCGACGCTCGTGACGGCCGTATGGGCGCTCGCCGGCGACGGGATCACCGGTCTGCGGGCCGCTGCGGTCGTACCCCTCGTCGTCACGGCCGGCGCGCTCGGCGCATCCCTGCGCCTGCTCCGCCCGATGCGGCGGACACCGATTTCGCAACAACCAACGAAGGAGAAGGTCTGA
- the wrbA gene encoding NAD(P)H:quinone oxidoreductase, whose translation MTEVKAAIVYYSSTGSVHALATAASEGAEKAGAQVRLRKVPELAPAEAIAANDRWLAHVDQAQEVPEATVEDLEWADAVLFGTPTRYGMVSSQLKQFIDTTGASWHAGRLADKVYSGFVSSATAHGGQETTLLSLFSVFAAWGGVIVPPGFTDPIQFAIGNPYGASHVSGQDGVPGDVELDAARYQARRAVETAAALRSGRRR comes from the coding sequence ATGACCGAAGTGAAAGCAGCGATCGTCTACTACAGCTCGACCGGTAGCGTGCATGCGCTGGCAACCGCCGCGTCGGAGGGCGCGGAGAAGGCGGGGGCGCAGGTACGACTTCGCAAGGTGCCCGAGTTGGCTCCGGCAGAGGCGATCGCCGCGAACGACCGATGGCTTGCTCACGTCGACCAGGCGCAGGAGGTTCCGGAGGCGACGGTCGAAGACCTCGAATGGGCGGATGCAGTGCTCTTCGGCACGCCGACCCGGTACGGCATGGTCTCGAGCCAGCTGAAGCAGTTCATCGACACCACCGGGGCGTCGTGGCATGCGGGACGTCTGGCCGACAAGGTCTACAGCGGGTTCGTATCGTCCGCGACGGCGCACGGGGGCCAGGAGACGACACTGCTCTCGTTGTTCAGCGTCTTCGCCGCGTGGGGCGGCGTGATCGTGCCGCCCGGGTTCACCGACCCCATCCAGTTCGCGATCGGCAACCCGTACGGCGCGTCGCATGTCAGCGGACAGGACGGGGTGCCCGGCGACGTCGAGCTGGATGCTGCTCGCTACCAGGCTCGGCGCGCCGTCGAGACGGCCGCGGCGCTTCGGAGCGGCCGGCGCCGGTGA
- a CDS encoding MFS transporter, producing the protein MVSSPAAHPRPAHRVLALTCLVALALNLRSVVSSVGVSLEALVPALSMSGPAAGLLTTLPVLAFAFFGATANGIARTVGLHRTAAASLAALAIGMVVRAFVDSTWLFMLATTVALAGAATGNVILPPLVKLHFPDRVGTITAVYTAALLAGASLPPAVTVPIADAAGGWRTGLLAWGILAAICLLPWLGFLGHDVHPSVTRRKKLPLSAVVRSPMAWAMVVFFGVQSSNAYVVLGWLAQAYSDAGLSRAAAGVMVGIVQALGIPIALLLPQLTRRLPDQTMLPIGFAVLSAGGWLGVMAAADTVPWLWAVLLGVGGGSFPWVLSMIALRTKTPAGTAALSGFVQSGGYLLAALGPFGVGLLHDATDSWTAPMLAVACASLLLLIGLVFARPRWFEDSVR; encoded by the coding sequence GTGGTGTCATCCCCTGCGGCTCACCCGCGGCCAGCGCATCGCGTCCTCGCACTCACCTGCCTGGTCGCGCTCGCGCTCAACCTGCGCAGCGTGGTTTCCAGTGTCGGCGTGTCGCTCGAGGCGCTCGTGCCCGCGCTGTCGATGTCGGGACCGGCCGCAGGCCTGCTGACGACCCTGCCGGTGCTCGCCTTCGCGTTCTTCGGAGCCACCGCCAACGGAATCGCGAGAACCGTCGGGCTGCATCGCACCGCCGCCGCATCGCTGGCCGCGCTGGCCATCGGCATGGTCGTACGCGCGTTCGTCGACTCGACCTGGCTCTTCATGCTGGCGACGACCGTAGCCCTCGCGGGCGCGGCAACCGGGAACGTCATCCTGCCGCCACTGGTCAAACTGCACTTCCCCGACCGAGTCGGCACGATCACCGCGGTGTACACCGCAGCCCTGCTCGCGGGCGCGTCGCTGCCGCCTGCCGTGACCGTCCCGATCGCGGACGCCGCCGGCGGGTGGCGCACCGGACTACTTGCATGGGGCATCCTCGCGGCCATCTGTCTGTTGCCCTGGCTCGGCTTCCTCGGCCACGACGTCCATCCATCGGTGACTCGCCGGAAGAAGCTTCCGCTCTCGGCGGTCGTTCGCTCACCGATGGCCTGGGCGATGGTGGTCTTCTTCGGTGTTCAGTCGTCCAATGCGTACGTCGTGCTCGGCTGGCTCGCGCAGGCGTACAGCGATGCCGGCCTGAGCCGGGCGGCCGCTGGCGTCATGGTCGGCATCGTCCAGGCACTCGGGATACCGATCGCCCTGCTGCTACCGCAGTTGACCCGACGACTGCCCGATCAGACGATGCTGCCGATCGGCTTCGCGGTGCTCTCGGCCGGCGGCTGGCTCGGCGTCATGGCCGCGGCCGACACCGTGCCGTGGCTGTGGGCGGTGCTGCTCGGCGTCGGCGGCGGCTCGTTCCCGTGGGTTCTGTCGATGATCGCCCTTCGTACCAAGACCCCGGCCGGCACCGCCGCGTTGTCCGGGTTCGTGCAGTCGGGCGGTTACCTCCTCGCGGCGCTCGGACCGTTCGGCGTCGGGCTCCTACATGACGCGACCGACTCCTGGACGGCGCCGATGCTTGCGGTTGCCTGCGCTTCGTTGCTGCTCCTGATCGGGCTGGTATTCGCGCGACCTCGCTGGTTCGAAGACTCCGTTCGCTGA
- a CDS encoding Rne/Rng family ribonuclease, with translation MLDEDSGSATSTGTTTSGTAEAPKRRRAVSRPAGPPAATTFSAAEPPAKPAKKASKARKQEPPASDAAEAPVADPTAEPETPKKSTKKAAAKKTTAKKSTKKAAAKDDSGDGETATTADAPESAEAPAQSPAPSPFAAPLFQAPDPVRAKAKPKAAEEPAPEQPSGDDSRDDSRDDEDGSEDGSGSRRRRRRGGRRRRRSDDDTSENTGDNAAKDKSSDTETAPNADSGDSSDDDSSEKSGEGSSRRRRRRRRRGEDSGTATDDPANTVTKVRERRSAEDEITSVSGSTRLEAKKQRRREGREAGRRRAPIVTEAEFLARRESVKREMVIRQRPDMSQIAVLEDDVLVEHYVAAASQSSMIGNVYLGRVQNVLPSMEAAFIDIGKGRNGVLYAGEVDWKALGNGKPRKIEEVLKSGQTVLVQVTKDPVGHKGARLTSQISLAGRFLVYVPGGHTNGISRKLPDTERNRLKGLLKEILPEEAGVIIRTAAEGATEEQLNRDVSALTARWGDIEKKAEKPNAPQLLYGEPDLMIKVVRDLFNEDFAKLTVEGADAWDMVEGYVQHVAPDLADRLEHWTNDDKDVFESYRIDEQIAKAVDRKVWLPSGGSLIIDRTEAMTVIDVNTGKFTGSGGNLEETVTKNNLEAAEEIVRQLRLRDIGGIIVVDFIDMVMENNRDLVLRRMVECLGRDRTRHQVAEVTSLGLVQMTRKRIGTGLVEAFSETCEHCNGRGLIIHNEPVEPKKRTEESSRGRRRGKGRGGDNKSATDSSGSDKSGNEKSGNEKSGNDKSSNNEKSSNNEKSSNNEKSSNNDKSGSDKSNNEKSGNADDAQADSSAGDGQIKQQTDGAKSDTDKPKRGGRRRSGKQRDDGNERDDDQSGASADGDTPAETPVA, from the coding sequence ATGCTCGACGAAGACAGCGGCTCGGCCACATCGACCGGCACTACGACCTCCGGTACGGCCGAAGCCCCCAAGCGTAGGCGCGCCGTTTCGCGCCCGGCGGGCCCACCGGCGGCGACGACTTTCTCGGCCGCCGAGCCACCCGCAAAGCCCGCGAAGAAGGCCTCGAAGGCCCGCAAACAGGAGCCGCCCGCCTCCGACGCGGCCGAGGCACCCGTCGCAGATCCGACTGCGGAGCCCGAGACCCCGAAGAAGTCCACGAAGAAGGCGGCCGCGAAGAAGACCACCGCGAAGAAGTCCACGAAGAAGGCCGCCGCGAAGGACGACTCGGGCGACGGTGAAACGGCCACGACGGCCGACGCCCCAGAGTCCGCGGAGGCACCGGCACAGTCCCCGGCGCCGTCACCTTTCGCCGCGCCGTTGTTCCAGGCACCCGATCCGGTGCGCGCCAAGGCGAAGCCCAAGGCCGCAGAGGAGCCGGCCCCGGAGCAGCCCTCCGGCGATGACTCACGCGATGACTCACGCGATGACGAGGACGGGTCCGAGGACGGATCCGGCTCCCGTCGGCGCCGCCGTCGCGGTGGGCGCCGTCGCCGCCGCAGCGACGACGACACGAGCGAGAACACCGGCGACAACGCCGCCAAAGACAAATCGAGCGACACCGAAACCGCTCCGAACGCCGACTCGGGCGATTCGTCGGACGACGACTCCTCGGAGAAGTCCGGCGAAGGTTCAAGCCGCCGGCGTCGACGCCGCCGGCGCCGCGGCGAGGACTCCGGCACTGCCACCGACGATCCGGCGAACACCGTCACGAAGGTCCGGGAGCGCCGCAGCGCCGAGGACGAGATCACCAGCGTGTCGGGCTCGACCCGGCTCGAAGCCAAGAAGCAGCGACGCCGCGAGGGTCGCGAGGCCGGGCGTCGTCGCGCGCCGATCGTGACCGAGGCGGAGTTCCTCGCCCGCCGCGAGTCGGTGAAGCGCGAGATGGTGATCCGCCAGCGCCCCGACATGTCACAGATCGCGGTGCTGGAGGACGACGTACTCGTCGAGCACTACGTTGCGGCGGCGTCCCAGTCGTCGATGATCGGCAATGTCTACCTGGGACGCGTACAGAACGTCCTGCCCAGCATGGAGGCGGCCTTCATCGACATCGGCAAGGGACGTAACGGCGTCCTGTACGCCGGCGAGGTCGACTGGAAGGCACTCGGCAACGGTAAGCCGCGCAAGATCGAGGAAGTGCTGAAGTCGGGCCAGACCGTGCTGGTCCAGGTCACCAAGGACCCCGTCGGTCACAAGGGCGCGCGCCTGACCAGCCAGATCAGCCTCGCCGGCCGCTTCCTGGTGTACGTGCCGGGCGGGCACACCAACGGCATCTCGCGCAAGCTGCCCGACACCGAGCGCAACCGGCTCAAGGGCTTGCTCAAGGAGATCCTGCCCGAGGAAGCGGGCGTCATCATCCGCACCGCGGCCGAGGGCGCGACCGAGGAGCAGCTCAACCGCGATGTGTCGGCACTGACCGCGCGATGGGGCGATATCGAGAAGAAGGCCGAGAAGCCGAACGCCCCGCAGCTGCTGTACGGCGAGCCGGATCTGATGATCAAGGTCGTCCGTGATCTGTTCAACGAGGACTTCGCGAAGCTGACGGTCGAGGGCGCCGACGCATGGGACATGGTCGAGGGCTACGTCCAGCACGTCGCTCCCGATCTGGCCGACCGACTCGAGCACTGGACGAACGACGACAAGGACGTCTTCGAGTCGTACCGGATCGACGAGCAGATCGCCAAGGCCGTCGACCGCAAGGTGTGGCTGCCGTCCGGCGGCTCGCTGATCATCGACCGCACCGAGGCGATGACCGTCATCGACGTCAACACGGGGAAGTTCACCGGCTCGGGAGGCAATCTCGAGGAGACGGTGACGAAGAACAACCTCGAGGCGGCCGAGGAGATCGTGCGACAGCTCCGGCTGCGCGATATCGGCGGCATCATCGTCGTCGACTTCATCGACATGGTGATGGAGAACAACCGCGACCTCGTACTCCGGCGGATGGTCGAATGTCTTGGACGTGACCGCACACGCCACCAGGTCGCTGAGGTGACCTCGCTGGGCCTCGTGCAGATGACCCGCAAGCGGATCGGCACCGGGTTGGTCGAGGCGTTCAGTGAGACCTGCGAGCACTGCAACGGCCGCGGCCTGATCATCCACAACGAGCCGGTCGAGCCGAAGAAGCGTACGGAGGAGTCGTCGCGCGGGCGCCGCCGAGGCAAGGGTCGAGGCGGCGACAACAAGTCGGCGACCGACTCCTCCGGTAGCGACAAGTCGGGCAACGAGAAGTCCGGCAACGAGAAGTCGGGCAACGACAAGTCGTCGAACAATGAGAAGTCGTCGAACAACGAGAAGTCGTCGAACAACGAGAAGTCGTCGAACAACGACAAGTCCGGTAGCGACAAGTCGAACAACGAGAAGTCGGGCAACGCCGACGATGCCCAGGCCGACTCGTCGGCCGGCGACGGCCAGATCAAGCAGCAGACCGACGGGGCCAAATCCGACACCGACAAGCCCAAACGCGGCGGCAGACGGCGTAGCGGTAAGCAGCGTGACGACGGCAACGAGCGTGACGACGATCAGTCGGGCGCTTCGGCCGACGGCGATACGCCGGCCGAGACACCTGTCGCGTGA
- the rplU gene encoding 50S ribosomal protein L21 encodes MFAIVRSGGGQQKVAVGDVIEIDKVASAVGESVELPAVLLVDGETVTSDSASLDKAKVTAEVVAATKGPKVSIVKYKNKTGYRKRQGHRQQYTQVKVTGISA; translated from the coding sequence GTGTTCGCGATCGTGCGCAGTGGCGGCGGCCAGCAGAAGGTCGCCGTCGGCGATGTCATCGAGATCGACAAGGTGGCCTCGGCCGTCGGTGAGTCGGTCGAGCTCCCGGCCGTGCTGCTGGTCGACGGTGAGACAGTGACGTCCGACTCCGCGTCCCTCGACAAGGCCAAGGTCACCGCAGAGGTGGTCGCCGCGACCAAGGGACCCAAGGTCAGCATCGTCAAGTACAAGAACAAGACCGGCTACCGCAAACGGCAGGGTCACCGCCAGCAGTACACCCAGGTCAAGGTCACCGGCATCTCCGCCTGA
- the rpmA gene encoding 50S ribosomal protein L27, giving the protein MAHKKGAASTKNGRDSNSQRLGVKRFGGQQVNAGEIIVRQRGTHFHPGTGVGRGGDDTLFALTAGAVEFGSRRGRRVVNIVPSEQ; this is encoded by the coding sequence ATGGCACACAAGAAGGGCGCGGCCTCCACGAAGAACGGCCGCGATTCCAACTCCCAGCGCCTCGGCGTGAAGCGGTTCGGCGGCCAGCAGGTCAACGCCGGCGAGATCATCGTCCGCCAGCGCGGCACCCACTTCCACCCGGGCACCGGCGTCGGGCGCGGCGGCGACGACACGCTGTTCGCCCTCACCGCGGGCGCGGTCGAGTTCGGCAGCCGCCGCGGCCGTCGCGTCGTCAACATCGTCCCGTCGGAGCAGTAG
- the obgE gene encoding GTPase ObgE produces the protein MAVPTFVDTVTLHVSGGAGGSGIASVHREKFKPLGGPDGGNGGHGGDVVLRVDPDVTTLIDFHHEPHRRAERGAHGRGGNRSGSDGQSLVLNVPDGTVVRDTDANVIADLVGAGTELVVAAGGRGGLGNAALASSKRKAPGFALKGEPGEERTVTLELKVVADIGLVGFPSAGKSSLIAALSRARPKIADYPFTTLVPNLGVVVAGSTTFTVADVPGLIEGASEGRGLGHDFLRHVERCAAIVHVIDCATPEPGRDPVSDLDVIESELSAYGGLDDRPRMVALNKLDVPDAREIADLARADLLQRGYEVYEISAASHDGLKELAHAMAGIVRVSRDSRPVAEPTRIVLRPPGQGGDDDFTVERVGDQWFVRGEKPVRWVQQTEFGNDEAVGFLADRLARLGVEERLLTLGAEPGDDVVIGPEGDAVVFDFDPQVEAGAEMLGRRGEDHRLDRPTRRTTKERREELAATREFEAGAEMLGRRGEDHRLDRPTRRTTKERREELAATREFEASARAAREAEVDTESDD, from the coding sequence ATGGCCGTACCGACCTTCGTAGACACCGTGACGCTGCACGTCAGCGGTGGGGCAGGCGGTAGCGGTATCGCATCGGTTCACCGCGAGAAGTTCAAGCCGCTCGGCGGCCCCGACGGCGGCAACGGCGGTCATGGCGGCGATGTCGTCCTGCGGGTCGATCCCGATGTGACGACGCTGATCGACTTCCACCATGAGCCGCACCGACGCGCCGAACGCGGCGCGCACGGCCGGGGCGGCAACCGCAGCGGGTCCGACGGACAATCGCTGGTGCTGAACGTTCCCGACGGCACCGTCGTGCGTGACACCGACGCGAACGTGATCGCCGACCTCGTCGGTGCGGGCACCGAGCTCGTCGTGGCCGCCGGCGGACGCGGTGGGCTCGGCAACGCGGCGCTGGCATCGTCGAAGCGCAAAGCGCCGGGGTTCGCACTGAAGGGGGAGCCCGGCGAGGAACGTACCGTCACCCTCGAGCTGAAGGTCGTCGCCGACATCGGGCTGGTCGGCTTTCCGAGCGCGGGCAAGTCGAGCCTGATCGCGGCGCTGTCGCGGGCACGGCCGAAGATCGCCGACTACCCGTTCACGACGCTCGTCCCCAACCTCGGCGTCGTCGTCGCGGGTTCGACCACGTTCACCGTCGCCGATGTTCCCGGGCTGATCGAGGGCGCTAGCGAAGGGCGCGGCCTCGGCCATGACTTCCTGCGCCACGTCGAGCGTTGTGCGGCAATCGTGCACGTCATCGACTGCGCGACGCCCGAGCCCGGACGCGACCCGGTCAGTGATCTCGACGTGATCGAGTCGGAGCTGTCGGCGTACGGCGGGCTCGACGACCGCCCGCGGATGGTCGCACTGAACAAGCTCGACGTGCCAGATGCCCGCGAGATCGCCGACCTCGCGCGCGCCGACCTGCTCCAACGCGGTTACGAGGTGTACGAGATCTCGGCCGCGAGCCACGACGGGCTCAAGGAGCTCGCGCACGCGATGGCGGGGATCGTCCGGGTCAGTCGCGACTCCCGGCCGGTCGCGGAGCCGACCCGGATCGTGCTGCGACCACCCGGGCAGGGCGGTGACGACGACTTCACGGTCGAGCGGGTCGGCGATCAGTGGTTCGTACGCGGCGAGAAGCCGGTGCGCTGGGTTCAGCAGACCGAGTTCGGCAACGACGAGGCAGTCGGCTTCCTCGCCGACAGGTTGGCCCGGCTCGGCGTCGAGGAGCGACTGCTGACGCTCGGAGCGGAGCCCGGCGACGACGTCGTGATCGGCCCCGAGGGTGACGCTGTCGTCTTCGACTTCGACCCGCAGGTCGAGGCCGGCGCCGAGATGCTCGGTCGCCGCGGCGAAGATCACCGACTCGACCGGCCCACCCGGCGTACGACCAAGGAGCGGCGCGAGGAGCTCGCCGCCACGCGAGAGTTCGAGGCCGGCGCCGAGATGCTCGGTCGCCGCGGCGAAGATCACCGACTCGACCGGCCCACCCGGCGTACGACCAAGGAGCGGCGCGAGGAGCTCGCCGCCACGCGAGAGTTCGAGGCGTCCGCGCGCGCGGCACGTGAGGCCGAGGTAGACACCGAGAGCGACGACTGA
- the proB gene encoding glutamate 5-kinase — protein MRVVVKVGSSSLSTADDGIDNARLTALVNALADARSRGDEVVLVSSGAIASGIAPLGLRGRPSDLPTQQAAASVGQGLLVAHYTERFARHGYVVGQVLLTLDDVTRRSHYRNAYQTLAKLLELGVLPIVNENDTVATSEIRFGDNDRLAALVAHLVHADQLVLLSDVNALYDGRPQSPGSAPITDVYGEADLERVDLSSTGSKVGTGGMVTKVEAARIATGAGIPVVLTDATHAADALKGSEVGTRFHPTGRRRPTRLLWLAHATEGRGRIVVDDGAVRALRDRGASLLPAGIVAVEGEFVAGDPVDLVAARDDDGDAAEPEIVARGITNYDSAEVPRLIGRSTKDLAAELGPQYEREVMHRDDLVVLARPERGADGNESDAT, from the coding sequence ATGCGGGTCGTCGTCAAGGTCGGTTCGTCGTCGCTGAGTACGGCCGACGACGGAATCGACAACGCACGCCTGACCGCGCTGGTGAATGCGCTCGCCGATGCGCGCTCCCGTGGTGATGAGGTGGTGCTCGTCAGCTCGGGCGCGATCGCGTCCGGCATCGCACCGCTGGGCCTGCGCGGTCGTCCGAGCGACCTGCCCACGCAGCAGGCGGCCGCGAGCGTGGGGCAGGGCCTGCTGGTCGCGCACTACACCGAGCGTTTCGCGAGGCACGGCTATGTGGTCGGGCAGGTGCTGCTCACCCTCGACGACGTCACCCGGCGCAGTCACTACCGCAACGCGTACCAGACGCTCGCGAAGCTGCTCGAGCTCGGCGTACTCCCGATCGTCAACGAGAACGACACGGTCGCCACCTCCGAGATCAGGTTCGGCGACAACGACCGTCTCGCGGCGCTCGTCGCGCATCTGGTGCATGCCGACCAACTCGTCCTGCTCTCCGACGTGAACGCCTTGTACGACGGCAGGCCGCAGAGCCCTGGGTCGGCGCCGATCACCGACGTGTACGGCGAGGCCGACCTAGAACGCGTCGACCTGAGCTCGACCGGCTCGAAGGTCGGTACGGGCGGCATGGTCACGAAGGTCGAGGCCGCGCGCATCGCCACGGGGGCCGGCATCCCGGTGGTGCTGACCGACGCCACCCATGCTGCCGATGCGCTGAAAGGCAGCGAGGTCGGCACTCGGTTCCATCCGACCGGGCGCCGCCGGCCGACCCGCCTGCTGTGGTTGGCGCATGCGACCGAAGGGCGTGGTCGCATCGTCGTCGACGACGGAGCCGTACGCGCGTTGCGTGACCGCGGTGCGTCGCTGTTGCCGGCCGGTATCGTCGCCGTCGAGGGCGAGTTCGTCGCCGGTGACCCGGTCGACCTGGTGGCGGCCCGCGACGACGACGGCGATGCCGCCGAACCGGAGATCGTCGCCCGGGGGATCACCAACTACGACAGCGCTGAGGTGCCCAGGCTGATCGGCCGGTCGACCAAGGATCTCGCGGCCGAGCTCGGCCCGCAGTACGAACGCGAGGTCATGCACCGTGATGATCTGGTCGTACTCGCGCGCCCTGAGCGCGGCGCCGATGGTAACGAATCGGATGCAACCTGA
- a CDS encoding glutamate-5-semialdehyde dehydrogenase, whose translation MTDDTARTHVQTQARAAKAASADLAVATRVAKDAALHAIAAALTERRDEILSANAEDVAAARADETPEHIIDRLRLDADRIQAMADGARDVATLPDPIGEVIRGSTLPNGLQLTQLRVSMGVIAMIYEARPNVTVDAAAICLKAGSAVLLRGSSSARRSNAAIVGVLRDAVESAGLPADLICQIDPTDRATTEHLLRARGLVDLAIPRGGAGLIQMVVERSTVPVIETGVGNCHVYVDADADLDKALDILVNAKTHRPSVCNAAESLLVHKAVADSFVPRAIVALSEHGVRVHGDSTFQAASSEVVPAEADDWSREYLSLDLSAAVVESLDDAVEHIRTYSSGHTEAIVTESIDAARRFSLLVDAAAVMVNASTRFTDGAEFGFGAEIGISTQKLHARGPMGLTEMTTTTYVVTGSGQVR comes from the coding sequence GTGACTGACGACACGGCGCGTACGCACGTCCAGACCCAAGCCCGTGCCGCGAAGGCGGCTTCGGCCGACCTCGCTGTTGCGACGCGCGTGGCCAAGGATGCTGCCCTGCATGCGATCGCCGCAGCGCTGACCGAGCGGCGTGACGAGATTCTTTCGGCCAATGCCGAGGATGTCGCCGCCGCCCGAGCCGACGAAACGCCGGAGCACATCATCGACCGGCTGCGGCTGGACGCCGACCGGATTCAGGCGATGGCCGACGGTGCTCGCGACGTCGCCACGCTGCCCGACCCGATCGGCGAGGTCATCCGTGGGTCGACGCTTCCGAACGGTCTGCAGCTGACGCAGTTGCGGGTGTCGATGGGCGTCATCGCGATGATCTACGAGGCCCGGCCCAATGTCACGGTCGACGCCGCCGCGATCTGCCTCAAGGCCGGCAGCGCCGTACTCCTTCGCGGATCGTCGTCTGCGCGGCGCTCGAACGCAGCGATCGTCGGCGTACTGCGCGACGCCGTCGAGTCGGCCGGACTTCCGGCGGATCTGATCTGCCAGATCGACCCGACCGACCGGGCGACGACGGAGCACCTGCTGCGGGCCCGGGGGCTCGTCGATCTCGCGATCCCGCGGGGCGGCGCGGGTCTCATTCAGATGGTCGTGGAGCGCTCGACCGTGCCCGTGATCGAGACGGGCGTCGGCAACTGCCACGTGTACGTCGACGCCGACGCCGATCTCGACAAGGCGCTCGACATCTTGGTCAATGCCAAGACCCATCGCCCGAGCGTCTGCAATGCGGCGGAGTCCCTGCTGGTGCACAAAGCGGTCGCCGACTCCTTCGTTCCGCGCGCGATCGTCGCGCTCAGCGAGCACGGCGTGCGCGTGCACGGCGACTCGACGTTCCAGGCGGCGTCCAGTGAGGTCGTGCCGGCGGAGGCCGACGACTGGTCGCGGGAGTACCTCTCACTCGACCTGTCCGCGGCAGTCGTCGAGTCACTGGACGACGCCGTCGAGCACATCCGTACGTACTCCTCCGGGCACACCGAGGCGATCGTGACGGAGTCGATCGACGCTGCCCGCCGGTTCTCGCTGCTGGTGGACGCGGCCGCGGTCATGGTCAACGCGTCGACCCGGTTCACCGATGGCGCGGAGTTCGGCTTCGGCGCCGAGATCGGCATCTCGACGCAGAAGCTGCATGCGCGGGGTCCGATGGGGCTCACCGAGATGACGACCACGACGTACGTCGTCACCGGATCGGGTCAGGTGCGCTGA